The following are encoded in a window of Phaseolus vulgaris cultivar G19833 chromosome 3, P. vulgaris v2.0, whole genome shotgun sequence genomic DNA:
- the LOC137808393 gene encoding uncharacterized protein — MVNLVAAQRPLLHGLMKMAGIRPYTVEIEPGTVMSFWVPSETITKPKKKEEKPKIIAKPSKPTVVLVHGFAAEGIVTWQFQVGALTKKYAVYVPDLLFFGGSATDKADRSPRFQAECLVTALRKLGVEKCIVVGFSYGGMVAFKMAEMWPEMVEGMVISGSILAMTDSVSSTSLQELGFSSSSDLLLPNSVKGLKALLSLAAHKKLWFPNRLHKDFLQAMFTNRKERGELLEGLVVDNKDIVIHNFPQRIHLLWGKNDQIFKVELAENMKEELGDGTTFECIEKAGHLVHLERPCVYNRCLKHFLASFFPNNH; from the exons ATGGTGAACCTTGTGGCAGCGCAGAGGCCATTGCTGCATGGGCTAATGAAGATGGCGGGAATCAGGCCGTACACGGTGGAGATTGAGCCCGGGACCGTGATGAGTTTCTGGGTCCCTTCTGAGACCATAACGAAGCCCAAGAAAAAGGAGGAAAAGCCCAAAATTATAGCGAAGCCCAGCAAGCCCACGGTGGTTCTGGTGCACGGTTTCGCGGCGGAAGGAATCGTGACGTGGCAGTTCCAAGTGGGGGCGTTGACGAAAAAGTACGCTGTTTATGTTCCTGATCTTCTCTTCTTCGGAGGGTCTGCCACCGATAAGGCGGACAGGTCCCCAAGGTTTCAAGCGGAGTGTTTGGTGACGGCGTTAAGGAAACTTGGGGTGGAGAAATGCATAGTGGTTGGGTTCAGTTATGGGGGAATGGTGGCGTTTAAGATGGCTGAGATGTGGCCTGAAATGGTTGAAGGCATGGTTATTTCTGGTTCCATTTTGGCCATGACGGACTCAGTGAGCAGCACCTCGCTGCAAGAGCTTGGGTTCTCTTCTTCTTCGGATCTCTTGCTGCCTAACTCTGTTAAGGGTCTTAAGGCTCTTCTGTCCCTCGCTGCTCACAAAAAACTCTGGTTTCCCAATCGTTTGCACAAAGATTTTCTCCAG GCGATGTTTACGAATAGAAAGGAACGGGGTGAATTATTGGAGGGCTTAGTAGTTGACAACAAAGATATCGTCATCCACAATTTTCCACAG AGAATACATCTCTTATGGGGCAAGAATGATCAAATTTTCAAAGTGGAGCTTGCAGAAAATATGAAAGA AGAACTGGGGGATGGCACAACATTTGAATGCATAGAGAAAGCTGGTCACCTGGTTCACCTGGAGCGACCCTGTGTCTACAATAGATGCCTCAAGCACTTTCTTGCTTCCTTCTTTCCCAATAATCATTAA
- the LOC137808394 gene encoding sugar transporter ERD6-like 6, producing the protein MSFREEGGDARDLQKPFLHTGSWYKMGSRQSSIMGSSTQVIRDGAVSVLFCVLIVALGPIQFGFTCGYSSPTQGAIVRDLKLSVSEFSLFGSLSNVGAMVGAIASGQIAEYIGRKGSLMIAAIPNIIGWLSISFAKDSSFLFMGRLLEGFGVGIISYVVPVYIAEIAPQNMRGSLGSVNQLSVTIGILLAYLLGLFVNWRVLAILGVLPCTVLIPGLFFIPESPRWLAKMGMTDEFETSLQVLRGFDTDISVEVYEIKRSVASTGKRAAIRFADLKRKRYWFPLMIGIGLLVLQQLSGINGVLFYSTTIFANAGISSSDAATVGLGAIQVIATGISTWLVDKSGRRLLLIISSCIMTVSLVIVSTAFYLEGVVSEDSHLISILGTLSAVGLVVMVIGFSLGLGPIPWLIMSEILPVNIKGLAGSIATMGNWLIAWVVTMTANILLNWSSGGTFTIYAVIAAMTIAFIAKFVPETKGRTLEEIQFSFR; encoded by the exons ATGAGTTTCAGGGAAGAGGGTGGAGATGCAAGGGATCTTCAGAAACCGTTTCTCCACACGGGGAGTTGGTACAAGATGGGTTCGAGGCAGTCCAGCATCATGGGATCCTCTACTCAGGTCATCCGCGATGGCGCTGTCTCTGTCCTCTTCTGCGTCCTCATCGTCGCTTTGGGTCCTATCCAATTCGGCTTCACA TGTGGGTATTCTTCTCCAACGCAAGGGGCTATAGTACGCGATCTAAAGCTCTCAGTTTCGGAG TTCTCTTTGTTTGGATCTTTGTCGAATGTGGGAGCGATGGTGGGGGCTATAGCAAGTGGTCAGATAGCTGAATACATAGGGCGCAAAGGG TCGTTGATGATTGCTGCAATTCCCAATATAATAGGGTGGCTTTCTATTTCTTTTGCCAAA GATTCCTCGTTTTTGTTTATGGGGAGGTTGTTGGAAGGTTTCGGCGTTGGGATCATCTCTTATGTG gTTCCTGTATATATAGCTGAGATTGCTCCTCAAAACATGAGAGGTAGCCTTGGATCAGTGAACCAG CTCTCTGTTACAATTGGCATTCTGCTGGCTTATCTGTTGGGCCTTTTTGTCAACTGGAGAGTGCTTGCAATTTTAG GAGTTTTGCCTTGTACAGTATTAATACCTGGGTTATTTTTCATACCAGAATCCCCCAGATGGTTG GCCAAGATGGGGATGACAGATGAGTTTGAGACTTCTTTGCAAGTATTAAGAGGATTTGACACCGACATATCTGTGGAAGTTTATGAAATTAAG AGATCTGTGGCTTCAACAGGAAAAAGAGCTGCAATCCGATTTGCAGATCTCAAGAGGAAAAGATATTGGTTTCCCTTAATG ATTGGTATTGGATTACTTGTTCTTCAGCAATTATCTGGCATCAATGGAGTTTTGTTCTATTCAACTACCATCTTTGCAAACGCAG GAATTTCGTCAAGCGATGCTGCTACAGTTGGACTTGGTGCCATTCAG GTCATAGCAACTGGAATTTCCACGTGGCTGGTGGACAAAAGTGGTCGGAGGCTGCTTTTAATA ATTTCATCATGTATAATGACAGTTAGCCTTGTCATTGTTTCAACAGCATTCTATCTAGAG GGGGTTGTATCAGAGGATTCACATCTAATCAGCATTTTAGGAACACTTTCTGCTGTTGGACTTGTG GTTATGGTGATTGGGTTCTCTCTAGGTCTTGGACCCATCCCTTGGCTGATAATGTCTGAG ATACTTCCTGTGAATATAAAGGGGCTTGCTGGCAGTATAGCAACAATGGGAAATTGGCTGATTGCGTGGGTGGTCACGATGACAGCTAACATACTTTTAAATTGGAGCAGTGGAG GGACATTTACAATCTACGCAGTAATAGCTGCCATGACTATTGCTTTTATAGCGAAATTTGTCCCAGAGACCAAGGGAAGAACATTGGAAGAAATTCAGTTTTCCTTCAGATAG